In Natronomonas halophila, one DNA window encodes the following:
- a CDS encoding DUF7503 family protein, whose amino-acid sequence MSEDNNAVSNWLAEHPKMTGVLFTMMLLLTQAGSAVAVNGGGTAGP is encoded by the coding sequence ATGTCCGAAGACAACAACGCGGTCTCGAACTGGCTCGCAGAGCACCCGAAAATGACTGGCGTCCTCTTCACGATGATGCTGCTGCTGACGCAGGCAGGGTCGGCTGTGGCGGTGAACGGCGGCGGGACTGCTGGTCCATAA
- a CDS encoding response regulator has translation MDDSIQVLHVDDDSAFRDLAAELLERADNSITVLSESDPTAVPAAIEANPVDCIVSDFDMPECDGLELCRRVRRDYPEFPFVLFTNRTGEEIVDRAMAAGATDYIPKETGTHHYELLANRITLAVTRHRALHRLGEVEGLPGERMASETPLDSDGASLANAEAAEADHDD, from the coding sequence ATGGACGATTCGATTCAGGTACTACACGTTGACGACGACTCCGCCTTCCGCGACCTTGCGGCGGAACTGCTGGAGCGTGCCGACAATTCGATAACCGTTCTCAGCGAATCGGACCCCACGGCCGTTCCGGCGGCTATCGAGGCCAACCCCGTCGATTGCATCGTCAGCGACTTCGATATGCCCGAATGCGACGGGCTGGAACTCTGCCGGCGGGTACGCCGCGACTATCCGGAGTTCCCGTTCGTCCTGTTTACCAACCGAACGGGCGAGGAAATCGTCGACCGGGCGATGGCGGCGGGCGCGACCGATTACATTCCCAAGGAGACCGGCACCCACCACTACGAACTGCTCGCGAACCGCATCACGCTCGCGGTGACTCGCCACCGGGCCCTCCATCGTCTCGGTGAGGTCGAGGGGCTACCGGGCGAACGGATGGCTTCGGAAACGCCACTCGATAGTGATGGGGCCTCGCTTGCCAACGCCGAAGCGGCCGAGGCCGACCACGACGACTGA
- a CDS encoding CynX/NimT family MFS transporter: MGSIGSSPNPLSMENRPTRIENAALLALGGLGYGTLLFVWFSLPTYLNPIIEELGLTGTQAGVLAGAVPLTYIPIGLASGLVIDRLGARTGIGVGIVLAGIGQISRAFTVDFPTMLAATLLLGVGATGITFGLPKLASELYSPDRVGRAASVYLVGSYTGSATVFAFGRSVIGPALGGWRPLFLASGVATLGVAVIWTVAAWYVPAGRHETAADGDFSLASLSADMRAVLGHRDLRLLVVLGTMYLLVLHGIQGWLVTVLETRGFDPGLAGTVTSLLVVGQVVGVLAVPAIAERLDRTREALVVCGGLACVGVLGLLAEPTVVLLLIAPVMLIGLGMGGLSPLIRAIPVELEGIGPELTGTAVGIVFAVGEIGGFLGPVIIGSLRDFTGSFTPGLLMCAVGTLVAASAGAAMSSLDA, from the coding sequence ATGGGTTCTATTGGCTCGTCGCCGAACCCGCTGTCGATGGAGAATCGCCCGACCCGAATCGAGAACGCGGCACTGCTGGCACTGGGCGGCCTCGGCTACGGCACCCTGCTTTTCGTCTGGTTCTCGCTGCCCACATATCTCAACCCGATTATCGAGGAACTCGGCTTGACCGGCACGCAGGCGGGCGTCCTCGCCGGTGCAGTACCGCTTACCTACATACCCATCGGCCTCGCCAGCGGCCTCGTCATCGACCGTCTCGGTGCCCGGACCGGCATCGGCGTCGGCATCGTGCTGGCCGGCATCGGCCAGATCAGCCGCGCGTTCACCGTCGATTTCCCGACGATGCTCGCCGCGACGCTCCTTCTGGGCGTCGGCGCGACGGGCATCACCTTCGGCCTGCCGAAGTTGGCCTCCGAACTCTACTCCCCCGACCGGGTCGGAAGGGCCGCCTCGGTCTATCTGGTCGGCTCCTACACCGGCAGCGCCACGGTCTTCGCCTTCGGGCGGTCGGTCATCGGCCCGGCGCTCGGTGGCTGGCGCCCCCTCTTTCTCGCCAGCGGCGTCGCCACCCTCGGTGTCGCCGTCATCTGGACGGTTGCCGCGTGGTACGTCCCCGCCGGCCGCCACGAAACCGCCGCGGACGGCGACTTCTCGCTGGCCTCGCTGTCCGCGGACATGCGCGCCGTCCTCGGCCACCGGGACCTCCGGTTGCTCGTCGTCCTCGGGACGATGTACCTGCTCGTCCTTCACGGGATACAGGGCTGGCTCGTCACCGTCCTCGAAACCCGCGGCTTCGACCCCGGACTGGCCGGCACCGTCACCAGCCTGCTCGTCGTCGGCCAAGTCGTCGGCGTCCTCGCCGTTCCCGCCATCGCCGAACGTCTCGACCGCACCCGCGAGGCGCTCGTCGTCTGCGGCGGCCTCGCCTGTGTCGGCGTCCTCGGCCTGCTGGCCGAACCTACCGTTGTTCTCCTGCTCATCGCCCCCGTCATGCTCATCGGTCTGGGTATGGGCGGTCTCTCACCGCTCATCCGCGCCATCCCGGTCGAACTGGAGGGTATCGGCCCGGAACTGACCGGCACCGCCGTCGGCATCGTCTTCGCCGTCGGCGAAATCGGCGGCTTCCTCGGCCCGGTCATCATCGGCTCGCTCCGGGATTTCACGGGGTCGTTCACCCCCGGCTTGCTCATGTGTGCGGTCGGGACGCTCGTCGCTGCCAGCGCGGGCGCAGCGATGTCATCACTCGATGCGTAG
- a CDS encoding ATPase domain-containing protein, with amino-acid sequence MQMDDTRRISSGTPGLDEVLCGGLLRGQTGMITGGPGSGKTIIALQFLAAAEESGLYIGFEEREEDLRRNAESLGIDLSDVTVLDLSAEGDRFFSQEAYTVFPSEEVEGEDLLERIATAIDEESPERLAIDPLSELRSLLPDDHQFRRNISSLVNELKERDISMLCTTQPTIHDAEQDLQFLGDATIEIRRTTNHRSLEVTKFRGSDFAAGRHTYRIEGGTGGHVYPKLVPGDHERDRPRDQLAAGIDELDSLLGGGIERGSVTVISGPSGVGKTTLGTLLMKASAEQGDESLGFLFEELQSDYLYRSAQISLDVEPLLESDDLHLEEIESLTQSPDEIANRVRTAVEEEGVETVMIDGITGYRLGLRGEDTQAELTRELHALCRYLKRMGVTTFLIEEVDSITGEFSATDEEISYLADNIVFLRYLELDGEIRKAIGVLKKRFGDFEQSLREFSISGDGVTVGPKLTGMRGLLTGTPERIDEGN; translated from the coding sequence ATGCAGATGGACGATACCCGCCGCATTTCTTCCGGCACGCCGGGCCTCGACGAGGTTCTCTGTGGGGGATTACTCCGCGGGCAGACGGGAATGATAACCGGCGGGCCCGGGAGCGGCAAGACGATTATCGCCTTGCAGTTCCTCGCGGCGGCCGAGGAGTCGGGGCTGTACATCGGCTTCGAGGAGCGCGAGGAGGACCTCCGGCGAAACGCCGAGAGCCTCGGTATCGACCTCTCGGACGTGACGGTGTTGGACCTCAGCGCCGAGGGCGACCGGTTTTTCTCTCAGGAAGCGTATACGGTCTTTCCCTCCGAGGAAGTCGAGGGCGAGGACCTGCTGGAACGCATCGCGACGGCCATCGACGAGGAGTCCCCCGAACGCCTCGCCATCGACCCGCTGTCGGAACTCCGGTCGCTGCTGCCGGACGACCACCAGTTCCGCCGGAACATCTCCTCGCTTGTTAACGAACTCAAAGAGCGGGACATCTCGATGCTGTGTACGACCCAGCCGACGATTCACGATGCCGAACAGGACCTCCAGTTCCTCGGTGACGCGACCATCGAGATTCGCCGCACCACGAACCACCGTTCGCTGGAGGTAACGAAGTTCCGCGGGTCGGATTTCGCTGCCGGCCGACACACCTACCGCATCGAGGGCGGTACGGGCGGGCACGTCTACCCGAAACTCGTTCCCGGCGACCACGAACGCGACCGCCCGCGTGACCAACTCGCGGCGGGCATCGACGAACTCGATTCGCTGCTCGGCGGCGGCATCGAGCGCGGGTCCGTCACGGTCATCTCCGGGCCCTCCGGCGTCGGCAAGACGACGCTCGGCACGCTGTTGATGAAGGCCTCCGCCGAGCAGGGCGACGAATCGCTCGGGTTCCTCTTCGAGGAACTCCAGTCGGATTACCTCTATCGCTCGGCCCAGATTAGCCTCGACGTCGAACCGCTGCTCGAATCGGATGACCTCCACCTCGAGGAAATCGAATCGCTCACGCAGAGCCCCGATGAAATCGCCAACCGGGTCCGGACGGCCGTCGAGGAGGAGGGCGTCGAGACGGTGATGATAGACGGTATCACCGGCTACCGACTCGGGTTGCGCGGCGAGGATACGCAGGCCGAACTCACCCGCGAACTGCACGCGCTCTGCCGATATCTCAAGCGGATGGGCGTGACCACCTTCCTTATCGAGGAAGTCGACAGCATCACGGGCGAGTTCTCGGCGACCGACGAGGAGATTAGCTATCTGGCCGACAACATAGTCTTCCTCCGGTATCTGGAACTGGACGGCGAGATACGCAAGGCCATCGGCGTCCTCAAAAAGCGGTTCGGCGACTTCGAGCAGTCGCTGCGGGAGTTCTCCATCTCCGGGGATGGCGTGACTGTTGGCCCGAAACTCACCGGGATGCGTGGCCTGTTGACTGGAACCCCGGAGCGTATCGACGAGGGGAACTGA
- a CDS encoding PAS domain S-box protein: MDPSDVPPPASNAGRDSRAHDEFSIALGIENRRNRKLLTDLLSDFETTEATAPIPDGTDLCLVDTDGFAALQDAISDWKDAERPATAPVLLLTTSTAEEAWQRYGDTVGDLLDGIQPIPAPKRAIRARVDNLLETRSHSLVSRARQRELELYKRAMDDAGIGITIADATDPEQPLIYVNEGFVDITGYSREDVIGRNCRFLQGPDTDEATVQRIREGLDAEEPISVDIRNYRADGDLFWNALNITPVTDESGSVTHFLGFQQDVTDRKQREQLLEQYEQILQSVDDPVFVLDRTGRVVDTNPAAEEAFVSDGADSADTPVADLFDIDSADAFRAAIEALGDGERSQTREITADTKGRRSVYQFRFQRVTIATDEPVDRIIAIGRDITRIREYQDRLTVLDRILRHNLRNKLNVVTGQSQFLEENADRLPLADVREIASAIDTAASDLLELADAARQFNRNIDPDRASSTVADVTDLVRDVVAEVRADRPDVSLDMDASSSVTATCPSTIRLCIERLVANAVEYADEQDPRVRITVEDDGVEWVELAVADNGPGFPDVERRVLTSGSETSLEHVQGLSLWLVRWAVTNVGGRLEIRDRPDGGSVVALLLPRVDRPVGV, from the coding sequence ATGGACCCGTCGGATGTCCCGCCGCCAGCGTCGAACGCCGGGCGGGACAGCCGTGCACACGACGAATTCAGCATCGCGCTGGGCATCGAGAACCGCCGAAACCGGAAGCTACTGACTGACCTCCTGTCTGATTTCGAGACGACCGAGGCGACGGCCCCGATACCCGACGGCACCGACCTCTGTCTGGTCGATACCGATGGGTTCGCGGCGTTACAGGACGCCATCTCCGACTGGAAGGACGCCGAGCGACCGGCGACGGCACCGGTGCTGCTGTTGACGACCAGTACGGCCGAGGAGGCCTGGCAGCGCTACGGCGATACGGTCGGTGACCTGCTGGACGGTATCCAACCGATTCCGGCCCCGAAGCGGGCGATTCGGGCCCGAGTCGATAACCTGCTGGAGACGCGGAGCCATTCGCTCGTCTCCCGGGCCCGCCAGCGGGAACTCGAACTCTACAAGCGGGCGATGGACGACGCCGGCATCGGCATCACTATCGCCGACGCGACGGACCCCGAACAGCCGCTCATCTACGTCAACGAGGGCTTCGTCGACATTACCGGCTACTCCCGTGAGGACGTCATCGGCCGCAACTGCCGGTTCCTGCAGGGGCCGGACACCGACGAGGCGACGGTCCAGCGCATCCGCGAGGGCTTGGATGCCGAGGAGCCGATATCGGTCGACATCCGCAACTACCGGGCGGACGGCGACCTCTTCTGGAACGCCCTGAACATCACGCCCGTCACCGACGAGAGCGGTTCGGTGACGCACTTCCTCGGCTTCCAGCAGGACGTCACCGACCGCAAGCAGCGCGAGCAACTGCTCGAACAGTACGAGCAAATCCTCCAGTCGGTCGACGACCCGGTTTTCGTCCTCGACCGTACCGGCCGGGTCGTGGATACGAACCCGGCCGCCGAGGAGGCGTTCGTCTCCGACGGCGCGGATTCGGCGGATACGCCCGTCGCGGACCTGTTCGATATCGATTCGGCGGATGCGTTCCGGGCCGCCATCGAAGCCCTCGGCGACGGCGAACGCTCCCAGACCCGCGAGATAACCGCCGATACCAAGGGCAGACGGTCGGTCTATCAGTTCCGGTTCCAGCGGGTCACCATCGCTACCGACGAGCCGGTCGACCGAATCATCGCCATCGGCCGGGATATCACGCGCATCCGGGAGTATCAGGACCGGTTGACGGTGCTGGACCGCATCCTCCGACATAACCTCCGGAACAAACTCAACGTCGTCACCGGCCAATCGCAGTTCCTCGAAGAGAACGCCGACCGGCTACCGCTGGCGGACGTCCGGGAAATCGCCTCGGCCATCGACACCGCCGCATCGGACCTGCTTGAGTTGGCCGACGCCGCCCGCCAGTTCAACCGGAATATCGACCCCGACCGGGCGTCCTCGACCGTCGCCGACGTGACGGACCTCGTTCGGGACGTTGTGGCAGAGGTCCGTGCGGACCGCCCCGACGTCTCCCTCGACATGGATGCGTCTTCCTCGGTGACAGCGACCTGTCCGTCGACGATTCGGCTCTGTATCGAACGCCTCGTCGCCAACGCGGTCGAGTACGCCGACGAGCAGGACCCCCGCGTGCGAATCACCGTCGAGGACGACGGCGTCGAGTGGGTCGAACTCGCGGTGGCGGACAACGGGCCGGGCTTTCCCGACGTCGAACGGCGCGTGCTGACGAGCGGGTCGGAGACGTCGCTGGAACACGTTCAGGGCCTCAGCCTGTGGCTGGTCCGCTGGGCGGTGACGAACGTGGGGGGCCGGTTGGAAATTCGCGACCGGCCTGACGGGGGGTCGGTCGTGGCGCTCCTGCTCCCCAGAGTGGACCGCCCTGTCGGGGTTTAA
- a CDS encoding long-chain-fatty-acid--CoA ligase, producing MTNLVTDIEETVAESPDATAIGFRGQEFTYEEFWAQTGQFAQALADSGVEPGDRVGIYLPNLPQYVVAFHGVLRAGGIVVPMNPQYKSREIEHLLGDSGAVAVVTLADLVPQVREVQDDTDVHTVVSVAGDADGATEYDEFLAEDTLETVARQDDDVACQPYTSGTTGTPKGVLLTHRNLSFEARASPKIHDGIHADDKTLGVLPLFHIYGMTVTMLATFYEGGSFWPMPEWDAGEALELIESEQLTIVHGVPAMFNDMVNHPDADDYTLSSVRFANAGGSSLPLEVMRRFEAQFDPELFEGYGLTETAPVTHANRPDDRRAGSIGKPLPGVEAKVVDHGFNEVDPVPEGPVDDETELDDVVGEIVISGPNVMKQYYDRPGANEEAFTYDDDGKRWFHTEDLGYYDEDGFFFIVDREKHMIVTGGYNVYPREVEELLFEHPDVADAAVVGVPDERRGETVTAFIVRAEGADVTEDEIQEYCLNNLAEYKYPREVHFIDELPRTTTGKVQKFELEDFEDIDQ from the coding sequence ATGACGAATCTCGTCACGGACATCGAGGAAACAGTCGCGGAATCGCCCGATGCGACCGCCATCGGTTTCCGAGGTCAGGAGTTCACGTACGAGGAGTTCTGGGCCCAGACCGGCCAGTTCGCACAGGCGCTGGCCGATTCGGGCGTCGAACCCGGCGACCGGGTCGGCATCTATCTGCCCAATCTGCCGCAGTACGTCGTCGCCTTCCACGGCGTGCTCCGGGCCGGCGGTATCGTCGTCCCGATGAATCCCCAGTACAAGTCCCGCGAAATCGAGCATCTGCTCGGCGACAGCGGCGCCGTCGCGGTCGTCACGCTGGCTGACCTCGTCCCGCAGGTTCGGGAGGTTCAGGACGACACCGACGTCCACACGGTCGTCAGCGTGGCCGGCGACGCCGACGGCGCCACCGAATACGACGAGTTCCTCGCCGAGGACACGCTGGAGACGGTCGCCCGCCAGGACGACGACGTCGCCTGCCAGCCCTACACCTCGGGGACGACGGGCACGCCGAAAGGGGTCCTTCTGACCCACCGTAACCTCTCCTTTGAGGCGCGGGCCTCCCCCAAAATCCACGACGGCATCCACGCCGACGACAAGACGCTCGGCGTCCTCCCGCTGTTCCACATCTACGGCATGACGGTGACGATGCTGGCGACCTTCTACGAGGGCGGCAGTTTCTGGCCGATGCCCGAATGGGACGCCGGCGAGGCGCTCGAACTCATCGAATCCGAGCAACTCACCATCGTCCACGGGGTGCCGGCGATGTTCAACGACATGGTCAACCACCCCGACGCCGACGACTACACCCTCTCGTCGGTCCGCTTTGCCAACGCCGGCGGCTCCAGCCTCCCGCTGGAAGTGATGCGCCGATTCGAAGCACAGTTCGACCCCGAACTGTTCGAGGGCTACGGCCTCACCGAGACGGCGCCGGTCACCCACGCCAACCGGCCCGACGACCGCCGGGCCGGCTCTATCGGCAAGCCGCTGCCGGGCGTCGAGGCAAAGGTCGTCGACCACGGCTTCAACGAGGTCGACCCCGTTCCCGAGGGCCCCGTCGACGACGAGACGGAACTCGACGACGTGGTCGGCGAAATCGTCATCTCCGGCCCCAACGTGATGAAGCAGTACTACGACCGCCCGGGCGCCAACGAGGAGGCCTTCACCTACGACGATGACGGCAAGCGCTGGTTCCACACCGAGGACCTCGGTTACTACGACGAGGACGGCTTCTTCTTCATCGTCGACCGCGAAAAGCACATGATCGTCACCGGCGGCTACAACGTCTACCCCCGCGAGGTCGAGGAGTTGCTCTTCGAGCACCCCGACGTCGCCGACGCCGCCGTCGTCGGCGTCCCCGACGAACGCCGCGGCGAGACGGTCACCGCCTTCATCGTCCGCGCGGAGGGTGCCGACGTGACCGAAGACGAGATTCAGGAGTACTGCCTGAACAACCTCGCCGAGTACAAGTACCCGCGTGAGGTCCACTTCATCGACGAACTGCCGCGGACGACCACCGGCAAGGTCCAGAAGTTCGAACTCGAGGACTTCGAGGACATCGACCAGTAA
- a CDS encoding PAS domain S-box protein translates to MDREARGSGDGFAGDAADGDSGDWLRERRVSDLLANVPGMVYRCRNERGWPMAFVSEACAELTGYDPAALEGDEVSWGEDVIAEDERETVWETVQSETESEGTFSVTYRIETAGGESRWVRDDGRGIFEDGTLVGIEGVIVDITERKRLESELDEVFGRVSDAFFALDEEWRFTYLNERAHELINPEGRQLAGKDVWEEFPDALGRKFKEKYERAMYEQETVAFEEYYPGPLDRWFEVRAYPSETGLSVYFRDVTERKEREQELERYETIVETIPDGAYVLDEDHRFVALNGTFAEMTGYDREELLGRDAEVVSTERGHERGMELREKLRAGDIDVAVLEEELEPSDGESFDVELRFTDLRDDDGTFRGTAGAVRDITERKERQRELELFRNLLDRSSDAVLVSDPETGRILDVNDTAARRLNYDREDLLELTIPDIETEMTSQADWHSFIEDLRAEGRTTFRGSHERQDGSTFPVEVNVSYVELNREYVLSMARDVTERKEYERELQRKERRYEAVFEDPNILVGLLDPDGTVLDINRTAMEYVDADLDAVTGEPFWETPWWGDSGAASDEVREWVERAADGEYVDFEADLARPDGEQYAIEGYFRPVTNDEGEVVSIIVSDRDVTERKRRERALEENERRYRALAEHFPNGIVTLFDHDYEYTLAAGRGFETISSDPADLEGRTFDEVWDGATAERLRPALESALDGEERSVELDYEGREWILHAAPVTDEDGEVFAGMTMAQDLTERRAYERRLEESEQRLQALNRLNEVVRDISDAVIEQSTRDEIEQIACERLAESDSYEFAWVGETDPAAQSIDRRAMAGVDGYLDDVSISIDADEAESEGPTGRALRTGEIQTLQHVRESPEYDPWRGIAEEYGFRASAAIPIRHEDTVFGVLNVYTDRPDGFEQEERTVIDHLGEILGHAIASVQRKQALMSDTVVELELGVPDVVEDLGVDIDRLEVDRTVPIGDGAFLVYGRTESLADVEALVESLDYWEEATAVDEESDPVRFQARLSEPPMLSAIAGVGGSIERAVVTDGDYRMTVHLPESADVRTVIDTVQDVYPQADALARRQVSASEASAQQISDDWMEELTDRQLTAIEVAYFSGFFEWPRGSSGEEVAESLGVSSPTFHQHVRSAERKLFDVVLSEAGTGPGTRRAE, encoded by the coding sequence ATGGACCGAGAGGCGAGGGGCTCGGGGGATGGGTTCGCGGGGGATGCGGCCGATGGCGATTCCGGCGATTGGCTTCGGGAACGACGGGTGTCGGACCTGCTTGCGAACGTTCCCGGGATGGTGTATCGGTGCCGAAACGAGCGCGGCTGGCCGATGGCGTTCGTCAGCGAGGCCTGTGCGGAGTTGACCGGCTACGACCCGGCCGCCCTCGAAGGCGACGAGGTCAGTTGGGGCGAGGACGTCATCGCCGAGGACGAACGCGAAACCGTCTGGGAGACGGTCCAGTCCGAAACCGAAAGCGAGGGGACGTTCTCGGTGACCTATCGCATCGAGACGGCCGGCGGCGAGAGCCGATGGGTTCGTGACGACGGCCGCGGCATCTTCGAGGACGGTACCCTCGTCGGCATCGAGGGGGTCATCGTCGACATCACCGAGCGCAAACGACTCGAATCCGAACTCGACGAGGTGTTCGGCCGGGTCTCGGACGCCTTCTTCGCCCTCGACGAGGAGTGGCGCTTTACCTACCTCAACGAGCGCGCCCACGAACTGATAAACCCCGAGGGGCGACAACTGGCGGGCAAGGACGTCTGGGAGGAGTTTCCCGACGCCCTCGGCCGGAAGTTCAAGGAGAAATACGAGCGGGCGATGTACGAACAGGAGACCGTCGCCTTCGAGGAGTATTATCCCGGCCCCCTCGACAGGTGGTTCGAGGTCCGCGCGTATCCCTCCGAGACGGGACTTTCGGTGTACTTCCGCGACGTCACCGAGCGCAAGGAGCGCGAACAGGAACTCGAACGATACGAGACCATCGTCGAGACGATTCCGGACGGCGCCTACGTCCTCGACGAGGACCACCGCTTCGTCGCACTCAACGGGACGTTCGCCGAGATGACCGGCTACGACCGCGAGGAGTTGCTCGGCCGTGACGCCGAGGTGGTAAGCACCGAGCGTGGCCATGAACGCGGCATGGAACTCCGCGAGAAACTCCGGGCGGGCGACATCGACGTCGCGGTACTCGAAGAGGAACTCGAACCGTCTGACGGCGAGTCCTTCGACGTGGAACTCCGGTTTACCGACCTGCGGGACGACGACGGCACCTTCAGAGGGACGGCCGGCGCCGTCCGCGACATCACCGAGCGCAAGGAACGCCAGCGAGAACTCGAACTGTTTCGAAACCTGCTCGACCGCTCCTCGGACGCCGTTCTGGTTAGCGACCCCGAGACGGGCCGGATTCTCGACGTCAACGATACGGCCGCCCGTCGACTGAACTACGACCGCGAGGACTTACTCGAGTTGACGATTCCCGACATCGAGACGGAAATGACCTCGCAGGCGGACTGGCATTCGTTCATCGAGGACCTTCGGGCCGAAGGCCGAACGACGTTCCGTGGCTCTCACGAGCGGCAGGACGGGTCGACGTTCCCCGTCGAGGTGAACGTCTCCTACGTCGAACTGAACCGCGAGTACGTCCTGTCGATGGCGCGAGACGTCACCGAACGGAAGGAATACGAGCGGGAACTCCAGCGGAAGGAACGGCGCTACGAGGCCGTTTTCGAGGACCCGAACATCCTCGTCGGCCTGCTCGACCCCGACGGGACCGTCCTCGATATCAACCGGACGGCGATGGAGTACGTCGACGCCGACCTCGATGCAGTGACCGGGGAACCCTTCTGGGAGACGCCGTGGTGGGGCGACTCCGGCGCCGCCAGCGACGAGGTTCGCGAGTGGGTCGAGCGAGCGGCCGACGGCGAGTACGTCGACTTCGAAGCCGACCTCGCCCGCCCCGACGGCGAGCAGTACGCGATTGAGGGGTATTTCAGGCCGGTGACGAACGATGAGGGTGAGGTGGTGTCGATAATCGTCTCCGACCGCGACGTGACCGAGCGGAAGCGTCGAGAGCGCGCACTCGAGGAAAACGAGCGCCGATATCGCGCGCTCGCGGAACATTTCCCGAACGGCATCGTCACGCTGTTCGACCACGACTACGAGTACACCCTCGCGGCCGGCCGTGGGTTCGAAACCATCAGTTCCGACCCCGCCGACCTCGAAGGCCGGACCTTCGATGAGGTCTGGGACGGGGCGACTGCCGAGAGGTTGCGGCCGGCCCTCGAGAGTGCCCTCGACGGCGAGGAGCGGTCGGTCGAACTCGACTACGAGGGTCGGGAGTGGATTCTCCACGCCGCGCCGGTCACCGACGAGGACGGCGAGGTGTTCGCCGGCATGACGATGGCTCAGGACCTCACCGAACGGCGGGCCTACGAGCGCCGACTCGAGGAATCCGAACAGCGGCTACAGGCGCTCAACCGGCTTAACGAGGTCGTCCGCGACATCTCCGATGCGGTTATCGAGCAATCGACGCGGGACGAAATCGAGCAAATCGCCTGCGAACGCCTCGCCGAATCCGACTCCTATGAGTTCGCCTGGGTCGGCGAGACCGACCCGGCGGCCCAGAGCATCGACCGCCGAGCGATGGCCGGCGTCGACGGATATCTCGACGACGTGTCGATTTCCATCGACGCGGACGAGGCCGAAAGCGAAGGCCCCACGGGTCGTGCGCTTCGAACCGGCGAGATTCAGACGCTCCAACACGTCCGCGAATCCCCGGAGTACGACCCGTGGCGCGGAATCGCCGAGGAGTACGGCTTCCGGGCGTCGGCGGCGATTCCGATTCGCCACGAGGATACGGTTTTCGGCGTACTGAACGTCTATACCGACCGGCCGGACGGATTCGAGCAGGAGGAACGGACGGTCATCGACCACCTCGGTGAAATCCTCGGCCACGCCATCGCGTCGGTCCAGCGAAAACAGGCGCTGATGAGCGACACCGTCGTCGAACTCGAACTCGGCGTCCCCGACGTGGTCGAGGACCTCGGAGTCGACATCGACCGTCTGGAGGTCGACCGGACGGTCCCCATCGGGGACGGCGCGTTCCTCGTCTACGGCCGAACCGAGTCCCTCGCGGACGTCGAGGCACTGGTCGAGAGCCTCGATTACTGGGAGGAGGCCACCGCCGTCGACGAGGAAAGCGACCCCGTCCGGTTTCAGGCCCGCCTCTCGGAGCCGCCGATGTTGTCGGCTATCGCCGGCGTCGGCGGGTCGATAGAACGTGCCGTCGTGACAGACGGCGACTACCGGATGACCGTCCACTTGCCGGAAAGCGCCGACGTCCGGACCGTCATCGACACCGTTCAGGACGTCTATCCGCAGGCCGACGCCCTCGCGCGGCGGCAGGTGTCGGCCTCCGAGGCATCGGCCCAGCAGATAAGCGACGACTGGATGGAGGAACTCACCGACCGGCAGTTGACGGCCATCGAAGTCGCGTACTTCTCCGGCTTCTTCGAGTGGCCACGCGGCAGTTCCGGCGAGGAGGTCGCCGAGTCGCTCGGCGTCTCCTCACCGACCTTCCACCAGCACGTCCGGAGCGCCGAGCGCAAACTGTTCGACGTGGTGCTGTCGGAGGCCGGCACCGGCCCCGGGACGCGGCGGGCCGAGTAG
- the eif1A gene encoding translation initiation factor eIF-1A has product MTEEETQRKNLRMPGDDEMFAIVTEMLGGQRVRLRCIDGEERMGRIPGRMRFRTWINQDDLVLIEPWSWQDEKADIEWRYDEQDAAQLRREGHIEALA; this is encoded by the coding sequence GTGACAGAAGAAGAAACTCAGCGGAAGAACCTCCGGATGCCGGGGGACGACGAGATGTTCGCTATCGTGACCGAGATGCTCGGAGGCCAGCGCGTTCGCCTTCGCTGCATCGACGGTGAGGAACGCATGGGCCGAATCCCCGGCCGCATGCGCTTCCGAACCTGGATCAACCAGGACGACCTCGTCCTCATCGAGCCGTGGTCGTGGCAGGACGAGAAAGCGGACATCGAATGGCGATACGACGAGCAGGACGCCGCCCAGCTGCGCCGCGAAGGCCACATCGAAGCCCTCGCCTGA